The Triticum aestivum cultivar Chinese Spring chromosome 6D, IWGSC CS RefSeq v2.1, whole genome shotgun sequence genomic sequence TCTTCCATCACCGGACAATGGTGTATTGCTGCATCTCCCAGCTGGAGCTCTTTGGGCATAGTTGAGCCCCCTTGTAATGGCTTGTCCCATTTCAACTACGTGCGTGGCTGCTTCTATTGGCCGGCTCTTTGGAAGGACAAGTTGCTCATGCTGGACACGCGCTTAATGGAGTTCTCCATTGTCAACATTCTCACCGGCTACCATGTGCAGCTTATAAACCAGCCTGGACAGAGTGTATGCATGTCTACTATTGTTGATGGTACAGAAGGGGCCCTTGAGATGTTTACTCTTGTCGGTAGTTACAGCTATGCCACGTTTCATCTCTATCATACCACTCAACAAAACAACGGCGAATCTCCCAAAGAGTGGCAGCTGAAAAATGTTATAGCATTGCCTCCTCAATGTCACTATTTCGCTGTGGGTGCAACTGAGAGATTCTTATTCCTTCGATGTATTCGAATAGCTCAGTGGGATGATAATGCACATGGGTTGTTGCCCGAGGATAACGAGTTTGATTTGTTTTCTCTGGATGTCAAGACCTCAGAACTTAAGAAGGTCTGTAGGGCAAAACACTATTATCCTCCCAATCTAGTTCACTCCTACTTTGGCTTCCCACCATCATTGTCGAAACCGAGTCTATGAACTACAAAGAGGTAAGCCTGTTGTCACAGTAGTGCTTATACTGTTGGGGATTCTCTCCTGGCAAGCTTATGCtgtttacaacaacaacaacaacaaaaagcctttagtcccaaacaagttggggtaggctagaggtgaaacccataagatctcgcaacaaGCTTATGCTGTTTGTATTTAAGAATTATGGTGCTTTGTTGTCTTTATAATGTAGAAAGTTAATGGTTCATGCTACCGGAAAGAACTTGTCAAACCAGGAAAGATTGCATGGTTTCTTCCTTATTGATCAGCATTGCCATGTGACTCTGGAAATAAAGATCAAAACAATTTCAGGAATGCATTTATCCATCTACTGTTGTGAAATATCCAACTAATCTATGATAACCTAGATTCGTAGTGTGCACAGTTTTAGCTAACATCTCTGAAGAACAAGAGTGGAAAGGAGACAACATAAATTCACAGTGAAATTATATGGTAAGACATGCAGGTTTCACTCACGTCTTTATCCCACAACCAATACCCATCAGCTTGGCAAATTCACTCAGGTTGAGTTTAAACCCACTCTCAAGTTGGCTTGATTTTCCTGTCCTGGTCCTGTGACGTAAGCCAGATAATTTTGGTCCTTGCGTTTGAGTTTCTCTGGTGCAACTGTTTGACCAAGCTGGCTCTGACGGTGCTGGTCTCAGTGACTCAGCTGAACTATTCAAGTTAATCTCATGCTTGATTGCAACCTCTAAGAAGTTACGTtcttgaaagaaagaaaaacctctTACGAAATTATCAaatactccccccgttcctaaatataagatgttttagcttTTCTCTATTTTCTCAGATTTGTATGCATCTAGACGCGTTTTAgtgtgtatattcactcattttaacccgtatgtagtccatattgcaaTATCTGAAACATTTTATaattagaaatggagggagtagtatttaaccATGTTGTAGAAAAACCTAGTTCATTGGAGGCAGTCTCAATCTTCTTGGGTATATCGGACTTGCTCAATATCATGCTGCTTAGATTATTTGTGTGTCGAAAGTTTGCTACATATGTGATTTAATGTATGTAAAAAAACACAATAGGCGTCTTTTCATAGATGAGGATAAGATGGTTTTGCTTGCCCATGAACAATTACATTGGGCAGCGCCAAGCAACAATCAGAGTCCTACCTAGTAGCATCACCGGTAGTGAGTGATATGTCTTCTGCACTTTGTGCGGCAGTGGAGCCTCCACTATTCTAATTAGAGGGCTCATCTGTACACAAAACTCTTTTCCTGCGGGTTCTTGTTTTTTCTTTTGCTATGTATAATAAAGATCTTTGGAAATTTATACGGGTGAAATGTCTTGGGCTTACGCTACATGTTTAGGTCTTGGTATTCTATATACATAATTCATGGAACCAATGACATTCCAAAGAAGAATGTTGCATAACCTGTGCATCAGAGTTAATGTTTGAGGGCCCGAAGCTTTTATTTCCCATTCAGATATTATGTTTCTACTAATTAATGTGTTTGTTGCTTCAAAACTGGAATTATATCTTCTCGAGACTCTCCTGAAGCATGATGGGCAGCTCATGTGCCTTTTACTCTTAAGTTgtacaccctctgttcctaaatataagatgttttggcagttcaatttaaacttccaaaacgtcttacatttaaAAACAAAGGTAGTACTATACTTTTCAATTTTGCATATAAGACTTAATTTCTGTGTGTATTGCTCGGAAACCTATTATAAGGCGGCTTTGTGACTCTTCCAATCATGAATTAGCAGCTTATATCCTCTTATCATGCGAAGTCACCCATACTTCCCGCACACAGGGCCTTCTAAAAAAAACACATAAGCGAAGATTTTTTACATGCATGTCGGTTTTCTGACTAAGTATGGTGGCGTTTGGTTTGAGGGCGGCGAGGGATTGGCTGAGGATAGCCCTAACCACGTGGTTGGGGATAACCAATTTTGCTTGTTTGGCTGTAAGGATGAGAGGTAGACGGATAGCCATGTTTTTTTGTTTGGTTTCATGGATAAATTTTTGATTTTACAAGCCTTTTTCTATGAGTTGGTGAGATTACCTCTTCGCATACAAAATTATTGTTTCTCTAACTCAGTTTATTCTTGTATTCCCAGCAAAAAAGTTATCTCGCATTGACACATGGGTTGTCAAACAATATTATCGTGTATAAATTAGACGAATATGTATGTGTCAAGATAGTAAATCTATATACACAAGCGTGCATCAATTATGTCACGTATGTATGCACATATTTGCCGAAGAAAGACGGATGCATCCTTTTATACGCCAAGCTACTCGCATGCGTGAAAGTACACGCATACCAGAACATTTGCTTGTAGGGTGAAGATCCAACACATGAACACATCGAGATCTAGTATACTGACACAACAAACTCCAGAATATGCAACCGATGATAGCGGCACCTTGAGGACTGGATGGGATGTCAATGCAAGGAGGCACCAGCTACCCGCAGCGGAGGAGATTTGGCCGGCGGCCATCACCACTCATGCAAAAGCAGCACGGCGAGGAGATGTTCTGTTCGAGGGTTCAGAGAAGGAAATGATTACGTTTCGTGGGCACAAGAGGCTACGCGCGAGGGTGGTTGCCACCATCCGCCAAAATCTTGCGGCTCTCATCAACCAGTTTTCAGTGGAATATTCTAAGGCATCTGGCTATCCCAGCCATCTTCGCCATCTAACCAAACGAGTGGTATCCCTGAAAAATCTGGCTATCCCTGTCCCACTAAGGGATAGCCAgtgaaccaaacaggccctataACTGCAGGGGTGAGCTACTTGATTTTGGGGGTCACTTCTTTGGACCACGCATCTGGTGCCATTGAGTAGAGACGGAGGATGCTTAAGCTGGTGTGCGCAACCAAGCCGGATTTACTACTGGAGCCTTGGTATTAATTATCAGAATTTAGCCATCATgtattttgctatgttcgtgttAAGCGTATTTAAGCACAACATCCTGTAAGCAATGCGACTCTGTTTAGCACTAGAATGTAAGGGGCATACACTGGCCGTGACCTAGTATGTTCTGTGATTACGGAGCTCACTATGGCTGCAGCAACGTTATGTTCTGCTCGGCTTGTTTATGACCTAGCTTTTGTGGCTTGGATTGAATGATTTTCAATCGATATGAATCGCTCTCCCTACAGATGCAGTCGTAGCATGGTTTTCGAGTCGCGGCTCATGCGAGTCGCTCTGGGGCAGCGACTCGGAAGAAGTCGAGCCTGCGTTGTGACTAGTCGCGACTCAGACTCGCGAGTCGACACGAGTCGACCATATTTTTGCGACTCATAgactagtcgtcgactagtcgTGACTAGTCGAGCGACTCAAAATCCATGAGTCGTAGGTATTCTGTAACATGCCCATGGAGTGGCTCAATCCATATAAATTTGGAGGGATTCTTAAGATTTGACCtcactgttttttttttcttttgtatctTCTATGAACCTTACATCTCTCGACCTTTTTGCTTTGAAATCATTTAATGTTTTTTTGTGGGTGTGATTAAAAGGTGCATCAAAAAACATTCATCTACTTTGAATAAAATGCAACAGACTATGTGATTGAAACTATTGAAATACGTAAATGTATTTAGAAATAGCAAGACTTCCATTCCATGGAAACATTGTGCGCATATGGTTCAGTTCGCAACCATAAACTGTATTTGCGGAAGAGAACCTGAGAAAAACTTAAAAGATAAATTTCAAAGGTTAAATATGATAATACGGCCTGGTAAAATATAGACAAAATAGGTAGATAATCGCACATGATATGCATGTCTTAAATGTGTTGCGTCACCTTGAAGCAATTTGAGTCATTTGACTACCCCACGGAACCATCATGCATGTTTAGAATGCAAGATCAAGATTTTGCGTGGACTAGAAAAAAAATGCATGATTTACAAGATCTTTTGCAGAATTTTGAATTTACAAGATCTTGTGCAGAATTTTGAAGAAAAATGGGTCGCCGGCGCCAACGAGCCCCCTCCCGCGCGGTCGTCTTCCTCCTCAGGCCGTACGTAGTTCGGTGATGGCTTCTGTAGTTTTTTTTATTGCTGGTTTTTTTTTGCGAGTAATGGCTTCTGTAGTTACAATGGTGTATAGCTGCATCTGTCAGTTGGAGCTCTTTGGGCACAGTTGAGCCCTCTTGGAAGTCATTGTCCTGTTCTAacttttttttgaaccgggcattaCCCCTTTCCATTGCAAACAACGGAAATACAACCAGTTCCGAATACAGTCAGGAGGAGGGAAAGAGGTAAAGCGAGTTCAAGCATTACCAGGAAACCCACTGCCATTCGGTCGCCGTCGACCCGAACGCTGTGGGGCGAAAACCTGGTAACACATACAATTCTAGAGCACCAAGCTCAAACATACTCAGAAAGGATTACAGGCCAACGCGTCGATTTGACCGGTATCACGAATAGCAGTTTTAGTAGAAAAGGGCGTTGATGATTGAAAGGATCAAAAGACCATAAACCCAAAAGTAGACTACTACGAGGATGACAGCCATCCCAGCAGCACGCCTTCTGCTTCCACTTCCACAGCAGCACGAGACCACAACTCTCTCAAGCTCCACCAATCGGCTGGGTGGCAGCCCCGCAAAGCCTCATCAGCTGCATCGTGCTGGTCCTGATCATCTCGGCACCTGAGCGTAGCTTGTCGGTGTCGTCTCCTTTCCGCAGCCATGTCCAATACATAAGAAAAGAGCACATAGAGAATTCAGAAGGAGATTTAATCTGCTTTTTTCTCAAAAGTAGCCTTATTGCGAGCGAGCCAGATTGCCCAGCAAGTGGCTGCAAGTCCAACCGTATAGAATTTTTCCCCTCCTGGAAGAAAGGAATAGCACCAAGCAAAGAATTGCCAGTAGTTATCAGGACACTTATCAGTACCAAGAACCACCCCAATAGATCGCCACACCACCCTGGCGACTGGACAGGTAAAGAACAGATGCTGAGAAGTTTCTATCTCATTACAGAAAGAACACACAGGTTCCCAGGCCATTTCCTGTGGTGCATCACCTACCTAGTAAGCACCGCGTCTTGCGAGAGTTGCCACATAAATTTTTTGATCTTGAGTGGTAGTTTAGCTTTCCAAATCCATTTATAATGGCACCCAAGAGGCTTTTCAAGCCACTTATAAACAGATTTAGTGCTGAACTTACCATTCTGGTTCAGGCTCCAGACCACCCGATCCTCTTTGTCAGTAAGAGGTAGTCTGTTAACAATATCCAAAATGGCCCCCACTGTCCTGATAGAACGGGAGTGAGTCTACGCCTGAAAAAGGAATCAATTTCCACATTCAACACCTGGTTGATTGTACATTCAGGGGCATTGCAAATGTCAAAGAGCTGAGGGTATTGTTCCTTGAACAGAGGCACTCCGTTAATAGGATCACCCCACACCCTGGCAATGTTCCCAGACTCAATATTAATTTTTCTACCAGCCATATAAATTTCCTTGACTTTCAGCAGGGCTTTCCAACAGGGGGAGTCAGAAAACTTTGGGCCAACATCAGCTACTGTCCTATTCCGTAAGTAACGAGCACGAACAATGTCCTGCCACACCCCACTTTGTGTTTCAAGTTTCCACCACCATTTCACCATAAGGCTTATATTCTGTTTGCGCAGGTCCTTGATCCCTAGACCACCTTTCTCTTTGGATCTACAGATTCTTCTCCATTTAACAAGATAATATCTTTTTTTCTTGTTACACCCTTGCCAGAAAAATCTTCTTCTATGCTTATCTAATCTTTCAATGAACGTTTTGTTCATCAGCCACATAGATATGTGGTACAGTGATATCTGGGTAACAAGAGAGTCTAATAAAAGTGTGTCTCCCTCCCATGGAGGCAGCATTACCCACCCAGGCTTCAAATCTTTTCAGATATTTGCAAACAATGAACTCCCAATCAGAATTTCTCAGAGTGGTATAACTAACAGGCATACCCAGATATTTAATGGGGAATCTACCTATATCAGAGTTGAAGAGGTCGGCATATTCCTTAATCACAGCATCATCTCCCCCCACAGTTAAAATCTCACTTTTTTGAAAGTTAACTTTTAACCCAgacatcatttcaaacatgtatagCAGTAACTTCAGGTTGACTGCTTTGTCGATTGTCCTGTTCTAACTATGTACGCGGTAGTCGCGGCTGCATATACAGGGCGGCGTGTTGGAGGGATAAGCTGATTGTGCTGGACACGTGCAACATGGAGTTCTCCACTGTCAACATTCGCATCGGCTACCATATGCAGCTTATAGACTAGCCGCTGGAGCATTTGCATGCAGTGGCGGATTCAGGACCAAGGCGGGGGGCCTCCGCCTGGGACTGGGATCAGGTGACTTGCCTCTGTGCAGTCACGCTGTAACATGCGGCCATGTTTCTTTGTCTTATATGGTTCACTCATAGCACTAGTTGATGAAATTACCCgatgcatttttctttctctgcTGCCACTAATCAATTCTGCACTGTCCGAAGAACCTTTGTTGTTCAGTTGTGTTGGATGGATGCACAGGCGTAAGTGTGGAGTATGTTTTGCTTTAGAGCATTGCTATCCATTGGATATGGTTTGGATGGCTGATACATGGCCGAATGTTATAGCGTGACTGGACAGAGGAAAGTCACCTGATCTCGGTCCCAACGATAGTAAACATCTCGAGAGCTCCTTTTGTATCATTGACCTTTACAGTTTCAGTTTTAGTGTAGATATATATTCAGTTAAGTGGATGAGCACGGTTGCTGAGCGGTCGTCGTATGTTTTACATCACAAATATACATTATCTATTGGAGTTGCATTTTTACATCTCCAacatacatcatctgttggagttgtCTTTTTTAGATGTTTACATCTTCTGTTTTATATTTCCAACTTTGCAttttctattggagatgctcttagcatcTAGTATTAAAATTTTGATCACATACAGTTAAGGGGCAAAAGAGTCTTTTCAGATGTCACTTGACACCGTTAAAGCTTAAAATGAACAAAAGTGTTATAAAAGATATAAAATTTAGACTCAGCTTTGCACAGGGAAGAAATTATTTTTTGATGTCAATTAGGGCAAAAAATAACAGTGTTAAATAAAGAATTTTCATGGACACTCATGAaggaaacttggttcaaggattttggatgcacaagcagtattcccgcttagtacagaaattttggctagcaaaaaaTTCTAAATAGAAAGcatcacatgttggaggatccataacaatataacttctatacaaatatacccaagcataactcattatgttgtctcccttgtccaacttcaactaatttgctcaggtttgaaaattattagtggggctcacaatcatagaagatgtccaagatagtatatttatatgtgaaatctctcttccttcaatattcttgcatgagttgttcaagtgaccaatactatgcttgctaactttcaataaatttatcaCATCtatttcttatatgtgaagtcattactccccatggcataggcatatgaaacatatataaatttagatttatgatattcaattcattcaaccatttactcataggatataagtgaagcacacgagtaaatgacaaactactccaaaagatatgagtgaagatcaatgagtagttgaataattatgtagctatgtgaagactctctctcatttaatttttttagatcttaagtactttattcaaacagcaagcaaacatatgcattgaaaacattgcatactaaatgcctctgcatatttaatactcctattctcaaatagaatcattaaacaagcaaacatatgcaaacaatgcaaacataacagcaatctgtctaaacagaacagtctgtaaagaatgcaagaaaatTCATACTTTTtgactccaaaagttctgaaaaattaccacactgtatagAATTTGTTTTTACTCAttttgtaaaaatttcaagattttattaCGTTCTGACATTTTTAAACAACTCaaacaatgatagaaaactttctatTTCAAAAcggcaacatatagacttgcaaaataagcatggtaaaggctatacttgacctttttattgaactaaaagatgcaaaacattaatctaaatagaAGCAAGCAAATCAAACttaaataaaatgatgctccaagaaaaactcatatcatgtgacgaataaaaatatagctccaagtgaggttaccgataatgttggagacgaaacaggggatgccttccgaggcacccccaagcttagttgtttgggtattcctttaatattaccttggggtgccttgggcatccccaagcttatggtttttccactccttattctcctcatatcgatatctcacccaaaacttgaaaacttcaatcacacaatacTTAACGGAaattcgtgagatgggttagtatgataaagacaaatcattcactttggtactgtcaagataagattcataattgttcatGCCTACgataccttatcatttccacaatttatatcacttaatataagctatggaaacactaaaacaagcaaactatgcattgaaaacataatctgtcaaaaacataacagtatgtaataatctgaacagaaaccatacttctattactccaaaaatcctgaaaattaggacaacgcaggaaatttgtatatcaataatgtgtaaaaaattaataattttatcgcgctccagtgaatttaaacaattctatgACTGGAagcaaatgtttctgtttttgcacagaatcaagtcaactatcatccacactatcccaaagg encodes the following:
- the LOC123143684 gene encoding uncharacterized protein, whose amino-acid sequence is MAPTAPHLFDEILEEIFLRLPTPAGLARASTASPRFRRIIAERSFLRRFRALHPPPLLGLAIDKGGFHPAEEHHPSAPLARALADAADFSYSFVPKPDKAWLTPWYLRDVRDRRILLECSCRFDIDPVFTNLAVCDPLSRRYVLLPPIPEEMTVQQERLVEFAPMLVPIGEEEEETSFRVICTPRYKSKLVMFVFSSITGQWCIAASPSWSSLGIVEPPCNGLSHFNYVRGCFYWPALWKDKLLMLDTRLMEFSIVNILTGYHVQLINQPGQSVCMSTIVDGTEGALEMFTLVGSYSYATFHLYHTTQQNNGESPKEWQLKNVIALPPQCHYFAVGATERFLFLRCIRIAQWDDNAHGLLPEDNEFDLFSLDVKTSELKKVCRAKHYYPPNLVHSYFGFPPSLSKPSL